The following coding sequences are from one Humulus lupulus chromosome X, drHumLupu1.1, whole genome shotgun sequence window:
- the LOC133803780 gene encoding uncharacterized protein LOC133803780, producing the protein MESRIETSHGTEVPKQSRSLDLKSLYRARLSKDVENKKLKRKATGDEGDENRDKKKKKSKKEVSLSSLKSISRYGEKRLDGVFHSRLSSSGLHDSKNLKLERDQNLNGSIGFNSISSLDNVIQVPRRKRGFVGRKKFEGGQLSKQEGQSASKVDLVVQKSNSNGDESGSQVESWKKVKRKNGFNDFKENRSSESNSTRHAEEVDERVSHSVVNNGHLSLKKSRRKRRETKKFAPDSEDVVKEAEPLSDKPSTTHNTTQEDEENLEENAAMMLSSRFDPNCTVFSLSNKATALTSVDELSFLLSSDHDFVRSRSKSLSGSESPSNDTAGRVLRPRKQRKEKGHSRKRRHFYEFFSRDLDAYWVLNRRIKVFWPLDQSWYYGLVNDYDEERKLHHVKYDDRDEEWIDLQHERFKLLLLPSEVPGKAECRKSTGKDKSSDQIKRSLKPRKDKEKRDLLMQDGSCIGSSYMDSEPIISWLARSTRRVKSPFRAFKKQKTSDSSMKPVLARLSKESVSMHGSIDSGNRRRDKKNIPRSSNLTNECADDAMEDSASESITCPKDSKRPIVYFRRRFRKTGVELSRRWEKNHLWRSAFVPVTSSAPIFDEIGDFEKQDVFVGRLDQGGPLWSVDDAGVFKLLLPEIVFGKFKFDIGFPLVPILYHSLGVDNFWLFHAAMLLHYGAVMITWPQVHLEMLFVDNVVGLRFLLFEGCLKQVLAFVFLVLGTFRQPTEHEKFVELQLPVTSIRFKLTCCQRLKKQLVFAFYNFFELENSKWMYLDWKLRRHCLLNKQLPLSECTYNNIQKLQSRANHSSLSQVRGQPSSTEGAQKRCRQGISFMGLSRESAFMDISPNSDEMYKKLPPLALSFTAAPTFFLSLHRKLLMERSLARLSFREHDSVELLENSGSMLMDDSSSIEECSNKGSEFTIEDNNMNTLLTEVASDGCFSSARPELSTGPSVCSSGNRLKFSQSCHNGDANVATIQPHAWQSRHLVPDQCALSSRTLVDKDKYETGSQSFLNGLSVEIPPFNQLEKSHIGELHGAQQSTDLPWSANASIFPSPNPTAPRSTWHRNKHSALLGYPSHGWSDGMAGTVYNGFGNGPRKPRTQVSYSLPFGGSEFSPKQKSIQKSLPSKRIRKANDKRSTYVSKSSQRNLELLSCDVNILITVGDRGWRESGALVVLELFNHNEWKLAVKVSGITKYSYKAHQFLQPGSTNRYTHAMMWKGGKDWILEFQDRSQWALFKEMHEECYNRNIRAASMKNIPIPGVRLIDEGDDNGTEIAFPRSSSKYFRQVESDVEMALNPSHILYDMDSDDEQWILNTQKSSEFDDGSSGKISEEMFEKIMDMFEKAAYSQQRDLLTSDEIEELMAGVGPMDVIKVIYEHWRLKRKKNGMPLIRHLQPPLWERYQQEVREWELAMTKIHSNFPNGCQERFELIEKPPMFAFCMKPRGLEVPNKGSKQRSHKKLSVSGQNNATFGDQDGYHAFGRRLNGFSFGDEKFVYPGHNYDSLDDSPLPQTSSPGIFFPRDAVSMSMINDGLERNHFQRFHKRKSKKFRNVFSPNEHQWNMGYSEWQSPQHFHPERSQRHIIEQFDGPDLDEFRLRDASGAAQHAINIAKLKRERAQRMVYRADVAIHKAVAALMTAEAIEECSENSDDDG; encoded by the exons ATGGAAAGTAGAATAGAAACCTCACATGGCACCGAAGTCCCCAAGCAATCGAGATCTTTGGATCTTAAGAGTTTGTATAGAGCTAGACTTTCGAAAGACGTTGAAAATAAGAAATTGAAGAGAAAGGCTACTGGAGATGAGGGTGATGAGAACAgggacaagaagaagaaaaagagtaAAAAAGAGGTGTCTCTCAGTAGTTTAAAGAGTATTAGCAGATATGGCGAGAAACGTTTAGATGGTGTTTTTCATAGCAGGTTGAGTTCCTCTGGTTTGCATGACTCGAAGAACTTGAAGTTGGAGAGAGATCAGAACTTGAACGGTAGTATTGGGTTTAATAGCATTTCATCTCTTGATAATGTCATTCAAGTCCCTAGGCGCAAACGAGGTTTTGTGGGGCGGAAGAAATTTGAAGGTGGTCAGTTGTCGAAGCAAGAAGGCCAGTCTGCAAGTAAAGTGGACCTTGTTGTTCAGAAAAGTAATTCAAATGGGGATGAATCTGGAAGTCAGGTTGAGTCCTGGAAGAAGGTCAAAAGGAAAAATGGTTTTAATGATTTCAAGGAAAACAGAAGTAGTGAGTCAAACTCAACTAGGCATGCAGAGGAAGTAGATGAGCGGGTGAGTCATTCTGTTGTAAATAATGGCCATTTGTCTCTAAAAAAATCACGGAGGAAACGACGTGAAACTAAAAAATTTGCACCAGACAGTGAAGATGTCGTGAAGGAAGCAGAGCCCTTGAGCGACAAACCTTCTACAACACACAATACTACTCAAGAAGATGAGGAGAATCTTGAAGAAAATGCAGCAATGATGCTTTCGTCGCGGTTTGATCCTAACTGCACTGTGTTTTCATTAAGCAACAAGGCAACTGCACTGACATCTGTGGATGAGTTGTCATTTCTTTTATCTTCCGATCATGATTTTGTTAGAAGTAGATCAAAGTCTCTCTCTGGCTCTGAATCTCCATCAAATGATACTGCTGGCAGAGTGTTGAGGCCAAGGAAACAACGCAAAGAGAAAGGACATTCCAGAAAAAGACgacatttttatgaatttttttccAGGGACTTGGATGCTTATTGGGTATTGAACCGGAGAATCAAGGTTTTTTGGCCTTTAGACCAGAGTTGGTATTATGGTCTTGTAAATGACTATGACGAAGAAAGGAAACTTCATCATGTTAAATATGATGACCGTGATGAGGAATGGATTGACCTTCAACACGAGAGATTCAAACTCTTGCTACTTCCTAGTGAAGTTCCTGGTAAGGCTGAGTGCAGAAAATCAACAGGCAAAGATAAAAGTTCTGATCAGATAAAAAGAAGCCTGAAGCCCAGAAAAGATAAGGAGAAAAGGGATTTACTCATGCAAGATGGTAGCTGTATAGGCAGTAGCTATATGGACTCGGAGCCCATTATTTCTTGGCTGGCTCGATCCACACGGCGGGTCAAATCTCCTTTCCGAGCTTTTAAGAAACAGAAGACATCTGATTCATCTATGAAGCCAGTGCTAGCTCGATTGTCTAAAGAATCTGTCTCTATGCATGGTTCTATAGATAGTGGTAATAGGAGAAGggataaaaaaaatatacccAGAAGTTCAAATTTGACCAACGAATGTGCTGATGATGCAATGGAGGATTCTGCCTCAGAAAGCATCACTTGCCCCAAAGACAGTAAAAGGCCTATTGTTTATTTTAGGAGGCGGTTCCGCAAGACTGGCGTAGAATTATCTCGTAGATGGGAGAAGAATCATTTGTGGAGAAGTGCATTTGTTCCTGTTACCTCCTCTGCTCCCATTTTTGATGAAATTGGGGATTTTGAAAAGCAGGATGTATTTGTTGGAAGGTTGGACCAAGGTGGGCCATTGTGGTCTGTTGACGATGCTGGTGTGTTTAAATTATTGCTTCCAGAGATTGTGTTTGGGAAGTTCAAGTTTGATATAGGCTTTCCGTTGGTTCCTATTCTGTATCACTCCTTAGGAGTGGATAACTTTTGGTTGTTTCATGCTGCAATGCTGCTTCATTATGGTGCAGTGATGATCACATGGCCACAGGTTCATTTGGAGATGCTTTTTGTGGATAATGTAGTTGGATTAAGGTTTCTATTGTTTGAGGGCTGTTTGAAGCAGGTATTAGCCTTTGTTTTTCTGGTATTGGGTACATTTCGCCAACCTACCGAACATGAGAAATTTGTTGAGTTGCAATTGCCAGTAACTTCAATCAGGTTCAAGCTAACATGTTGTCAGCGTCTTAAGAAGCAGCTTGTGTTTGCATTTTACAACTTTTTTGAGTTGGAAAATTCAAAGTGGATGTACCTGGACTGGAAACTCAGGAGGCATTGTTTACTCAATAAGCAACTACCTCTGTCTGAATGCACTTACAATAATATTCAGAAGCTTCAGAGTAGAGCAAACCATTCTTCTCTTTCTCAAGTACGGGGGCAGCCAAGTTCAACCGAG GGTGCACAGAAGAGGTGTAGGCAGGGAATAAGTTTCATGGGTCTCTCCAGGGAGTCTGCTTTTATGGACATCAGTCCTAATTCTGATGAGATGTACAAAAAGCTTCCTCCACTTGCTCTTTCTTTTACTGCTGCCCCTACCTTCTTTCTTAGTTTGCATCGCAAGCTGCTAATGGAGCGTTCTCTGGCTCGGTTGAGCTTCCGTGAGCATGATTCAGTAGAACTTCTAGAAAATTCTGGCAGTATGTTGATGGATGACAGCTCTAGTATAGAAGAATGCTCAAATAAAGGTTCAGAATTCACTATTGAGGATAATAATATGAATACTCTTTTGACGGAGGTTGCTTCTGATGGATGCTTCTCCTCTGCAAGGCCGGAGCTAAGCACTGGTCCTTCAGTTTGCAGTAGTGGGAATAGGTTAAAATTCTCTCAGTCTTGCCACAATGGTGATGCTAATGTGGCAACTATTCAGCCACATGCATGGCAAAGCCGACATCTAGTGCCAGATCAGTGTGCTTTATCTTCAAGGACTTTGGTTGACAAAGATAAGTATGAGACTGGATCTCAATCTTTTTTGAATGGTCTCAGTGTTGAAATCCCACCATTTAACCAGTTGGAGAAGTCTCATATTGGAGAGTTACATGGTGCTCAGCAGTCTACAGATCTTCCTTGGAGTGCAAATGCTAGCATCTTCCCCAGCCCCAACCCCACTGCTCCTAGAAGCACGTGGCATCGAAATAAACACAGTGCATTATTAGGATATCCCTCACATGGTTGGTCTGATGGGATGGCTGGCACTGTCTATAATGGTTTTGGCAATGGACCTAGGAAGCCTCGAACCCAGGTCTCATATTCATTGCCGTTTGGGGGTTCTGAATTCAGTCCCAAGCAAAAAAGTATACAGAAAAGTCTTCCTTCTAAACGAATTAGGAAAGCTAATGATAAGAGGTCAACATATGTTTCCAAAAGTTCACAGAGAAATTTGGAGTTGTTATCTTGTGATGTAAATATTCTAATTACTGTTGGTGACAGAGGATGGAGGGAATCTGGGGCACTGGTTGTGCTGGAGCTTTTTAATCATAATGAGTGGAAGCTTGCTGTTAAGGTATCAGGGATAACGAAGTACTCCTACAAGGCACATCAGTTTTTGCAGCCTGGGTCAACAAACCGTTACACACATGCTATGATGTGGAAAGGAGGAAAGGATTGGATTTTGGAGTTTCAGGATAGGAGCCAATGGGCTCTTTTCAAAGAGATGCACGAAGAATGTTACAATCGGAACATTCGAGCTGCTTCGATGAAAAACATTCCTATTCCTGGTGTTCGTTTGATTGATGAAGGAGACGATAATGGAACAGAAATAGCATTTCCTCGCAGTTCTTCTAAATACTTTAGACAGGTTGAATCAGATGTTGAGATGGCTTTGAATCCATCACATATTTTATATGACATGGATAGTGATGATGAACAGTGGATTCTGAACACCCAAAAGTCTTCAGAATTTGATGATGGCAGTTCAGGAAAGATCTCTGAAGAGATGTTTGAGAAAATTATGGACATGTTTGAGAAGGCTGCATATTCTCAACAGCGGGACCTGCTGACATCAGATGAAATAGAAGAGCTCATGGCTGGAGTTGGGCCCATGGATGTAATTAAAGTCATTTATGAGCATTGGCGgctgaaaaggaagaagaatggaATGCCGTTAATTAGGCATCTACAG CCGCCCTTGTGGGAAAGGTACCAGCAAGAAGTGAGAGAGTGGGAGTTAGCAATGACCAAAATCCATAGCAACTTTCCTAATGGATGCCAGGAGAGATTTGAACTAATTGAGAAGCCACCCATGTTTGCTTTCTGTATGAAACCTCGTGGTTTGGAAGTTCCAAATAAGGGATCAAAACAGAGGTCGCACAAGAAGCTCTCAGTTTCTGGGCAAAACAATGCCACATTTGGTGATCAGGATGGTTACCATGCTTTTG GAAGGAGACTGAATGGGTTTTCTTTTGGGGATGAGAAGTTTGTATATCCGGGCCATAATTATGACTCTTTAGATGATTCCCCATTGCCTCAGACATCATCTCCTGGGATATTTTTTCCACGGGATGCAGTTAGCATGTCAATGATTAACGATGGGCTTGAGAGAAATCATTTTCAAAGATTTCACAAGAGAAAGTCAAAGAAGTTCAGGAATGTATTTTCGCCTAATGAACATCAGTGGAATATGGGTTATTCCGAGTGGCAGAGTCCACAGCATTTCCACCCAGAGAGATCTCAGAGGCACATCATTGAGCAGTTTGATGGTCCAGATCTTGACGAGTTCAGATTGCGTGATGCATCTGGCGCTGCTCAACATGCAATTAACATAGCTAAGCTTAAGAGAGAAAGAGCTCAGAGAATGGTTTACAGAGCAGATGTAGCAATCCACAAGGCTGTGGCTGCTCTTATGACCGCTGAAGCGATTGAAGAATGTTCTGAGAATTCAGACGACGATGGGTAG